AAGCCGACTTCAACGGAATGCTGCAGGACATTCTGGGCATAGCTTGTCCGGAACTTTAAGCGCCCCACCAGTTTGATCAACTCGTTGTTAAGACCGTGAACACCCAAATCAAAAGCAGCCTGTTCGCCCGCCTCTTTGATTGTCTGGTCAACCTCCTGTTCCACCTTTTTGACGACATCCTCGATTCGGGCCGGATGGATGCGGCCGTCGGAAATCAATCGTAGCAGCGACAACCGGGCGACTTCCCGCCGAACCGGATTAAATCCCGAAAGAATGACCGCTTCCGGCGTATCGTCAATGATCAGATCGATGCCCGTTGCAGCTTCGAGTGCGCGAATATTGCGCCCTTCCCTGCCGATAATGCGTCCCTTCATCTCATCATTGGGAAGCGGCACCACCGAAACGGTTCGCTCGGCCACAAAATCACCCGCATACCTCTGTATAGCGGTTGAAATAATTTTTTTGGCCTTTTTATCAGCCTCCTCTTTTGTCTCGGTCTCAATCCGCTTAACGAGTTTGGCCCCTTCATAGCGTGCATCGTTTTCCATTGCCCGGATCAGCAGCTCCTTGGCCTGTTCAGCGGTTAATCCGGAAATTTTCTCAAGCTGTTTTTTCTGCTCTGAAATCAGTTCGTGAACCTTCGATTCATTTTTTTTTGTTTCGTTTTCACGATCACTCAACCGTCTTTCCCGCTGGGCCATCTCCAGTTCCCTGGCTTCGAACTGCTCATTCTTGCGATCAATATTCTCTTCCCTCGTTATCAATCGCTTCTCAAGTTTTTTGATTTCAGCGCGGGTTTCTTTGGTTTCAGCATCAAATTCGCTTTTCATTTTGAAAAGCTTGTCTTTGACCTCAAGATTTGCCTCTCTGATGAGCGTCTCGGACCTGAGTTTTGCGTCCGCTAAAATCCGGGACGCTTCCGATTGGGCCGCCTTAATTTTTTGCGAAACAATTTTTCCTTTGACCCAATACGCAATCATAAATCCGGCACCAAAGCCGACCAAAATTAATAATATATCAAATTCATTCATTATATTTCTCCCGAAGACCTGTTCGCCTTTTGGTTTGATAAAGAGCAATCGATGAAGACAATTCCAGCTAAGAAGGTTCAGCAGCTAATAGGCGGAAAAGTCTGTCTCTCAAAAAAATACGGAAAAATTATGGATTGAAACAATTGGGGACAAGATCGTCGGATACACGATAGGGGTAAGCGTTCTTTTTAAGACAAGTTTAATAAAAAACGGCTTACCTGAAGCTTTGATGGGATGTTGGTTTCTGTTTTTGAAATAAAACCCAATTAAGGGAAACCCCCACCACAGTGCCGTGTTGGCAGGCCTTTGAGCCAATTTTTAATTTGGGCACCTTGTAGTTTCTTCAGGCTTTTCTGTACGAGCAGAACTTGCACACCGAAACTAAGGCAGGTTCCCGTTCTTTGAATGTTGGGTCAAAGAACATCTTCCAATCACGAACACGGCAGGGGCTTACACTTTTATAAAACATTCAGGCACGGCACTTTTACATCACCCCGGCTGAAATAGCAGGGAGCAATTCTTTCGATGCCGGGAAACAGAAGGTTTTCACTAAGCAATGATCTGAAATACTGCATTGGTCAGAAACCATAAAAAATCTTGAAACCATTTAAGGCACCGTTTGGTCTAACAATCGAATCAGGTTCGTAGACCTTTCAGATATATCCCGCAATAATAAGGACTGATTCCGTTTCAACTCCACATGTTCACTGGTTATATTCAGCGCCGCTGAAATCAATATCGCGAGTTTTGATATGTCTGATGTCTGGTTCGTATGCTTACCTTCAACCTTGGCCACCTCGTTGACCAGATAGTCGGCAACCTCCCTGGCCTTTGCACCTTCAGATTCAGCTTTAAACGTATACGGGCGCCCAAAAAGTTGTATGGTAACAAACTGTTCCAATGCATCCCTTCCTAATCCAAGAATTACCGACCACTATTTGTTTGCCTCTGCAATATCCTCCAATTTAACCAACAGGCCATCAATTTTCGAACGGATCAGGTCCCTCTCCTTTGCATACTTTTTTTCGGCCTCAATTCGGCCCTGAAGCTCTGCATTTAAACCATCTATTTTAAGCTGAAGTTCACCATTTGTCGCTTCAAGTGCCTGAAAAGCCTTTAATAATTTTTCAACTTTCTTTTCTATCTCGTCAAATTGTCGTAATATGAGTTCGTTATCCAATCCTCCCCCTCGATTTACTTTTATTAATATAATCTTTCGTTTGCATCAAAGTCAAGTAGTTTTAGACACCCGCAGGCGCATGATCTTTTCAGCTGCGAGCAAATCCGGATAACTGTTGACCCCCATAACCTCGTCGCCATCATCACCGAACAATACCCCCACGACATGTTTTTTTCGATATCCAATTTCAATGATATCGGTCAGATAAAGCTCCCCTTGAACATTATTTGGCTTGATCTGCCGCAGTGAATCCGTTAAAAATTTCTTTGCGACACAGTAGATCCCGGCATTGACCGTTCGAATCTTTTTTTGTTCAGGCGTTGCATCCGCTTCCTCCACAATCTTGATCAGCCGGCGGTTTTCGTCAATCATAACGCGACCATATCCCTTGGGATTGCCGACCGTTACCGCTAAAAGTGACAAATCCCGTTTGGCTGCCTTATGATCATTTAACAAGCGCTGAACCGTTCCGGCACTCAGCATCGGCACATCCCCGCATAAAATAACGATCTCACGCACGGACTCAGGTATATAATCTAGCGCACACAGAACCGCATGGCCGGTCCCCAGCTGTTTGTCCTGATATGCAAAAGTCACTTCGGCATCAGCCGAAACAGCATCCATGACTTCTTGAGCCTGATGACCGACAACAACAATCACGTCGTTTCCGGCGATCCTCCGGGCCGTTTCAACGACATACCGAATCATCGGCCGGCCCAGCACCTTGTGCAAAACCTTGGCCATGTCCGACTGCATTCGTTTGCCTAAACCAGCCGCCAGAATGATAACGGCGACATTGCTGTTATTTCTTTCCATTAAAAACAACCTATCATTTTATACCCCCACAGCCATTGGGCAGAGCAAAAAGGGCAGACCGCTTTCTGGTCTGCCCTTTATCTTCATATTGCATGCGCTTTCCCCTGTGCCTGGAACCATTCGGACAAAATCAGAGCCGCGCAGCGCGTTCTTCAGATTACGAGGTCCTTATGGCAGTAATCTTAAGTCGGTTCAAGGCCCTTTCCATGGCAGCCCTGGCCCTTTCCCTGTCGATGGTTTCATCATCTTTTGCCAATCGTTCCTGGGCCCGCTGCAGGGCGGATTTTGCCCGTTCGACATCGATATGGGCCCTGCGCTCGGCCGATTCGGCCAATATGGTTACTTTATCGGGAAGGGCCTCAGCAAATCCCCCGCTGATAAAAACGAATCGTTCCTTACCGTTTGCATCAACATAGCGGACGGTTCCCAGTTTGAGCGTGGTCATGAACGGCGTATGCCCTATCAGGACACCAAATTCACCCAATGCCCCCGGCGCCATTACGATACGGACGTCTTCGCTGACGACAGCCTTTTCGGGCGTAACAATCTCTAATTTAATGTTTCCAGCAGCCATACCTTTTTCCTCGTACGCCTATTCACTTTCAGACATCTGTTTGGCTTTTTCTTCCACTTCTTCAATGCCGCCTACCATGTAAAAAGCCTGCTCCGGATGCTCATCGTGCTTGCCTTCACAAATTTCTTTAAAACCTCTGATGGTGTCTTCAATTTTGACATATTTCCCGCTTTTACCCGTAAAGGCCTCGGCCACATGGAAAGGCTGCGATAAGAAGCGCTGTATTTTTCGAGCCCGGGAAACGGTTATCTTGTCCTCATCGGACAACTCCTCCATTCCCAGAATAGCAATAATGTCTTGTAACTCTTTATATTTTTGCAATATTTTCTGAACGTCACGGGCAACCCGGTAATGTTCTTCACCGATATAGGCCGCATCCAGAATTCTAGATGTGGAGTCCAGGGGGTCAACGGCCGGATAAATCCCCAGTTCAACGATCTGCCGGGACAAAACGACTGTTCCGTCCAGATGCGCAAACGTCGTTGCCGGTGCAGGGTCTGTCAGGTCGTCGGCCGGAACATAGACGCACTGGACCGCCGTAATTGACCCCTTATCGGTTGACGTAATCCGTTCCTGCAACTCGCCCAGGTCAACCGCAAGCGTCGGTTGATACCCCACCGCCGAAGGCATGCGCCCGAGCAGCGCCGAAACTTCAGAGCCTGCCTGGGTAAATCGAAAAATATTATCAATAAAAACAAGAACATCCTGGCCTTCTTCATCCCGGTAATACTCTGCTGCGGTCAATGCGGAAAGCGCCACGCGCGCCCGGGCGCCCGGCGGTTCGGTCATCTGTCCATATATCAAGGCCGCCTTGGGCAATACCCCGGAGTCTTTCATTTCATGATAGAGGTCATTTCCTTCGCGGGTGCGTTCGCCCACCCCGGCAAACACGGAGATGCCGCCGTGCTGCATGGCAATATTGTGTACCATTTCCATCATGATAACCGTTTTGCCGACCCCGGCGCCGCCGAACATGCCCATTTTTCCACCCCGGGGAAACGGAACCAGCAGGTCAATAACTTTCACCCCGGTTTCAAGAACCCGAACGGTCGTATCCTGTTCGGTAAACTTGGGGGCCGCCCGGTGAATCGGCATCATTTTTTCCTGGCTGACAGGTCCCAGGCCGTCCACCGGTCTGCCGACCACGTTCAGAACGCGTCCCAGCCCGGCTTCGCCGACGGGCATCATGATGGGCATTCCGGTATCTTTGACGGGCTGTCCCCGCATCAGACCATCGGTAACATCCATGGCAATGGTTCGGACCACATTGTCGCCCAGGTGCTGGGCCACCTCAACCACCAGGTTGTCCGGTTCTTCGTTGATGGAAGGATTCGTGATCAGCAGCGCGGTATAAATTGTCGGCAGCTTTCCCTGCGCAAATTCCACATCAACAACAGGCCCCATCACCTGCGTTATCTTTCCGATATTCTCACCCATTTATTGACCTCCTATAAAACAATGTGCGTAATTTAATTTTTCATCCTTTAAGCGCTTCAGCACCCCCCACAATATCCATCAACTCTGCCGTAATGGCCGCCTGACGAGCCTTGTTATAGGCCAATGTCAAGTCTTCAATCATATCATTACAGGCCTTGGTGGCGTTGTCCATGGCCGTCATGCGGGCGGCATGTTCGCTGGTGGATGTCTCCAGCAGGGCCCGATACAATTGCACATAAATATTTCTCGGCAGCAAATCACCCAGCAGTTCTTCGGGGGAAGGCTCGCAAATATGCTCCGGCATATACGGCTTGTCATCAGCAGCGGCCTCCACCACAGCCGGTGCAATCGGAGGAATCGGCAGGAGCTGCTTCAACGTCGGCTGCTGGCGTGCCACACTGACAAATTCCGAGTAGATAATGAAAACCTCATCATAGGTTTTCTTCAGGTATTCGTCCACCATCTTGCGGCCGGACGTGGCAGCGACATTAAAACCGATCTTTCCGCCGACAACGCCCAGATGCGCGTCGACGATCGCCGATTTTTTTTTGCGGCACCAGTTTCGTCCTTTCTTGCCGAAGTTGGTAAAAGAAATCTTTACGTTTTGTCCTGATTTTTCCTTTAAAAACGTTTCGGCCATTGAAACGAGGTTGGTATTAAATCCACCGCAAAGCCCCCTGTCGGAAGTACATAAAATCATATGGACCGATTTGACTTCTTCCCGGGGCACCAGTAAGGGGCTTGCTTCTTCACCCGATTTGTCGGCCAGGCTGCCCAGCACTTCTGTAAACTTCTGGGCGTAAGGTCGAAACCCCTCCATGTCTTGCTGGGCGCCGCGCAGCCGTGAGGCTGCCACCATGTTCATGGCCCGTGTTATCTGTTTGGTTTTTTTGACCGCGGATATCTTCGTCTGGACATCTTTTAGCGTTGTCATACAACTCAGCCCTTATGGAACATAATTGGAATCATAAAAAAACGTGATACAGGTTCAGGTCCGAAGGCGCCATCATCAGCGACGCCCATAAAAAAACAACCGGATCGCTTTTACTTGATGGTATCCTTAAATTCCTCGTCATATGCTTTCAGCGCTTCGGTCATTACTTTATTCAGATCTTCCGATATGGCTTCTTTCTCGGCGATCTCGGTAAATATCTGGGGATAGCGCTCTTCGATAAACGGATACAGACCGGCCTCATATTTCGCCAGAACATCAAGGGCGTATTTATCGAGAAATCCCTTGGTGCCGGCGTATAATATGCAAACCTGCTTTTCCAACGACAACGGCTGATATTGCGGTTGTTTCAATATTTCAACCAGCCGGGCGCCCCGGGTCAATTGCCGTTGGGTAGACGCATCCAGATCGCTGCCGAAGGCTGCAAAGGCTTCAAGTTCACGGTATTGGGCCAAGTCGAGCCGCAAGGTCCCCGCCACCTGCTTCATGGCCTTGACCTGGGCGCTGCCGCCGACTCTGGAAACCGATAGACCCACGTTGATGGCCGGCCGGATACCGGCAAAGAAAAGACTCGGTTCCAGGTAAATCTGACCGTCGGTAATGGATATAACATTGGTCGGGATGTAGGCTGAAACGTCCCCGGCCTGGGTTTCAATAATCGGAAGAGCGGTCAGCGATCCAGCGCCCAATTCGTCATTCAATTTAGCCGCCCGCTCCAGCAGGCGTGAATGGTTGTAGAAAATATCGCCGGGAAAAGCCTCGCGTCCGGGCGGACGTCTTAAGAGCAGGGATACCTGCCGATAAGCGACCGCCTGTTTGGATAGGTCGTCGTAAATAATCAGGGCATGCTGTTTTTTGTCGCGGAAATATTCGCCCATGGCGCATCCGGCATAGGGCGCGACATACTGAAGGGTGGCCGGGTCGCTGGCGCAGGCCGCCACGACCGTGGTGTATTCCATGGCCCGATGCTTTTCAAGAACGGCCACGACCTGGGCGACTGTGGACTTCTTCTGGCCGCAGGCGACATAAATGCAGTATACGCCACGGCCCTTCTGGCTCAAGATCGCATCGATGGCCACCGCTGTTTTTCCGATCTGGCGGTCGCCGATGATGAGTTCGCGCTGGCCGCGTCCCACCGGTGTCATGGCATCGATGGCCTTAAGACCGGTATACATCGGTTCATGAACGCTTTTTCTGGCGATAACGCCCGGGGCGACCATTTCGACCCTGCGGAACTCCTTGGCATCGATGGGCCCCTTGCCGTCAATGGGTTCACCCACCGCTGAAACCACCCGGCCCAGAACAGCCTCGCCGACAGGGACCTGGGCGATACGGCCGGTGCGTTTGACCATATCACCTTCCTTGATATGGATGTCCTCGCCCATAATGGCAACGCCCACGTTGTCTTCTTCAAGGTTGAGCACCAGCCCCAAAATATTTCCGGGGAACTCCACCAGCTCCATCGCCATGACCTTCTCTAAGCCATAGACCCTGGCGATGCCGTCGCCCACCGACAAGACAACGCCGGTTTCGCTTAATTCAACCTTCTTGTCATAATCCGTAATCTGCTCCCTGATAATTTGACTTATTTCTTCAGCTCTTAATTCCATTAGACACGCTCACCCCTTTTTAAAGATTCTCTCATGTTGAGTAATTGGGTCTTGATACTGCCATCCAAAACGAGATCCCCGATCTTCGTGACAAGGCCGCCAATCAGGCCCGGGTCTTCAGCTACTTCAAGAACAACTTCCCTGCCTGTCAATTTCGACAGGGCGCTGCGGACTTTTTCAATGGTTTCGGATGAAAGCCCCATGGCCGAAACCAAGCTGGCACGCGCCACGCCCTTTAATTCATCGGCCAGTTTCTGGTAGAATTCATTAATATTGCCTAAAAACCCAATGCGTCCCTTGCTAAACAACAACAGAAGAAACGAAGACATCACGCGCGAAAGCTTTAAGCGCTTTATGACTTCCTGCAAAACCTTTTCCCGGCTGGCAGCATTGTAAAGCGGGTTGCAGATCGTTTGCGCCAGCACTTTTTCACGCTCAAGCAGTTCAGTCACGCCCCCAAGCTCTTTTCGGTATGTTTCCGTTTGACCATCCTCTTTACCGATCAGCAGAAGCGCCTTGGCATATCGACGGGCTATAGCCAGATTTTTCACTATACCACCACCTTCTCTATGTATTCATCCACCAGTTTTTTCTGATCATCGGGCGTAATCCGGTTTTTTATCTTTTCTTCAGCCTTGATAAGAGCCTTTTCCAGTATCTCACCCTTTAACTTCACTTTTGCGATTTCAAACTCATGATCGATATTGCGGCGCGCCTGCTCCTCAACCTTGTGGGCAGCCGTCTTTGCCTCCTGGATAATCCGTCCCCTGGCCTCTTCCCCCTGCCTTACATACTCCGCTACGATCTTCTCAGCCTCTTGGTCAAGTTGCATCAATCGTTCTTCGTATTCAGCCAGTAATTTTTCAGCCTCTTTTTTTCTGATCTCCAGATCATGCAGTTGGTCTTGTATGCCTGTTATCCGGTTTTTAAGCACCTGTGAAACGGGCTTTCGCAGCAAAATAAAGAGGATCACGGCCAGGACCACAAAATTCATGACCCGATATGTGTCGGTGGCCACCCATCCTTTGGTGGCCGAGTCGGCGCCGGAGGCGCTCCAGGCAACCCCCACGGTGCAGGTCAACACAAATATCAATGTGATCACAACAGCAAAAAGATACGGCCGGCGGCTAAGGTCAATATTCATGAAGCAGACCTCCCTAAAATTTTGCGCTCAATCTCTTCGGCAAACACCTCGATTTCCTGTTGAAGTGTTTCACGGACGTCTTTGGCGTCCTTGGCAATTTTTTCGCGAATGGCAGCGATCTCAGCCTGTGCCTTTTCGTTGATTTTAGCGATGATCTTTTTTTCCTCTTCAGCCGCAGCCTGCAGTAAAGCGTCTTTTTCCATCAGTCCCCGTTTGCGGGCATCCTTTATTCCCAGTTCAAAAGACGCATCTTTTTCTCTGGAGTCCCGGGTATAGGTATCGATATTGTTTTCAAGGCCGGCAATCTTTTCGTTTCTTTGGCGTAAAACTTTTCGGATTGGGATGTATAAAACGGTGTTTAAAATCCAGATAAGGAAGACAAAATTGATGATCTGTATTACAACGGATCCATCAATAACGATCATTGGAAAGCCTCCATGGGGATGATTTTATTGATAAAAAGCACCTGTTCCGTCACAGTGAAAATTAAGTCTGTTCCAAAGGAGTTTTTTTATACCAGCCCAAACGGATTGTCAAAGGTTTTTTTAGGTCAAAATCCATAATTTAGGCAACCGTCTTTGCGGCAGAATCTTTTTTCGCAGGAAGCAGGATGGTGCGTCCCGTCATTTCGCAATTTCCGTTAAACACGACACCGGACTCAATTGAAATCGTTGGGGCCTTGATACCCCCCATCACACAGGCCGGCGGAAAAATTTCCAATTTGTCCCGCGCTTCGATATTGCCGTTTACCGCTCCGGTAATAATCGCAGCATCAACAATGATATCCGCATGGATGACCGCGTGCTCGCCGACAATCAACGTGCCCTCATCGCTGTGGATGGTCCCTTTCACATTCCCATCCACCCGGATAGTCCCCCGGAATTCAATATTTCCTTCCACACTGACTTCGGGCCCCAAAAAAGTGGATATCATGTCCTTTTGCTTGTCTTTTTTCATTCTACCTCCAGTTGACTTTCCGAAACCGTATCTAAAATCCCCCTAAAAAACAAGTTCGCAATCTTTAAAACTGAAAATCGTTACACATTCGTAAAAAAATCCTAAATCCGGCGTATCTTCTACTGCAGGTATTTAGCCGCGCTTTATCGAGATAAAATTACTGGATCTCCGCCTGCGAGGCTGTGTCGCATTGTTAAAAACGCTTTTTTTCTTCACGCCATACCGGACTTGATCCAGCACCCAGGAACACATGTAATTAAAACATTCTGGTTTCCGAATCGTGCCCGGAATGACAATAAAGACTCATTTCCGACTTTTTACGAAACCATCAATAATGTATTTCTACTCGATCATAAACCGCCGCATACTGACATTTAAAAGCAAACCGATACACATCATCATGGTGACCACCGATGAACCGCCATAGCTGATCAGCGGCAGGGGCACCCCGACAACCGGCATCAGGCCCATCACCATCCCCAGGTTGATAAAAACCTGCCAGAATATCATCGCCGTAACGCCCACCGCAAGAATCGTCCCAAACGGTTCTCGGCATC
The Desulfobacterales bacterium DNA segment above includes these coding regions:
- a CDS encoding ATP synthase F0 subunit B → MNIDLSRRPYLFAVVITLIFVLTCTVGVAWSASGADSATKGWVATDTYRVMNFVVLAVILFILLRKPVSQVLKNRITGIQDQLHDLEIRKKEAEKLLAEYEERLMQLDQEAEKIVAEYVRQGEEARGRIIQEAKTAAHKVEEQARRNIDHEFEIAKVKLKGEILEKALIKAEEKIKNRITPDDQKKLVDEYIEKVVV
- a CDS encoding F0F1 ATP synthase subunit epsilon → MAAGNIKLEIVTPEKAVVSEDVRIVMAPGALGEFGVLIGHTPFMTTLKLGTVRYVDANGKERFVFISGGFAEALPDKVTILAESAERRAHIDVERAKSALQRAQERLAKDDETIDRERARAAMERALNRLKITAIRTS
- the rny gene encoding ribonuclease Y: MNEFDILLILVGFGAGFMIAYWVKGKIVSQKIKAAQSEASRILADAKLRSETLIREANLEVKDKLFKMKSEFDAETKETRAEIKKLEKRLITREENIDRKNEQFEARELEMAQRERRLSDRENETKKNESKVHELISEQKKQLEKISGLTAEQAKELLIRAMENDARYEGAKLVKRIETETKEEADKKAKKIISTAIQRYAGDFVAERTVSVVPLPNDEMKGRIIGREGRNIRALEAATGIDLIIDDTPEAVILSGFNPVRREVARLSLLRLISDGRIHPARIEDVVKKVEQEVDQTIKEAGEQAAFDLGVHGLNNELIKLVGRLKFRTSYAQNVLQHSVEVGFLTGIMASELGLNQKQARRMGLLHDLGKAVDHEVEGPHALIGSKLAKKYGESAKIVHAIAAHHEDVPPETVYALLTQAADGLSGARPGARKELLENYVKRLEDLEKISNSFRGVANSYAIQAGREIRVIVESGTVSDEEAVLLSRDIVKKIEECLTFPGQIKVTVIRETRAVGYANK
- the atpD gene encoding F0F1 ATP synthase subunit beta — protein: MGENIGKITQVMGPVVDVEFAQGKLPTIYTALLITNPSINEEPDNLVVEVAQHLGDNVVRTIAMDVTDGLMRGQPVKDTGMPIMMPVGEAGLGRVLNVVGRPVDGLGPVSQEKMMPIHRAAPKFTEQDTTVRVLETGVKVIDLLVPFPRGGKMGMFGGAGVGKTVIMMEMVHNIAMQHGGISVFAGVGERTREGNDLYHEMKDSGVLPKAALIYGQMTEPPGARARVALSALTAAEYYRDEEGQDVLVFIDNIFRFTQAGSEVSALLGRMPSAVGYQPTLAVDLGELQERITSTDKGSITAVQCVYVPADDLTDPAPATTFAHLDGTVVLSRQIVELGIYPAVDPLDSTSRILDAAYIGEEHYRVARDVQKILQKYKELQDIIAILGMEELSDEDKITVSRARKIQRFLSQPFHVAEAFTGKSGKYVKIEDTIRGFKEICEGKHDEHPEQAFYMVGGIEEVEEKAKQMSESE
- the atpH gene encoding ATP synthase F1 subunit delta, with protein sequence MKNLAIARRYAKALLLIGKEDGQTETYRKELGGVTELLEREKVLAQTICNPLYNAASREKVLQEVIKRLKLSRVMSSFLLLLFSKGRIGFLGNINEFYQKLADELKGVARASLVSAMGLSSETIEKVRSALSKLTGREVVLEVAEDPGLIGGLVTKIGDLVLDGSIKTQLLNMRESLKRGERV
- a CDS encoding ATP synthase F0 subunit B, with the translated sequence MIVIDGSVVIQIINFVFLIWILNTVLYIPIRKVLRQRNEKIAGLENNIDTYTRDSREKDASFELGIKDARKRGLMEKDALLQAAAEEEKKIIAKINEKAQAEIAAIREKIAKDAKDVRETLQQEIEVFAEEIERKILGRSAS
- a CDS encoding NTP transferase domain-containing protein; amino-acid sequence: MERNNSNVAVIILAAGLGKRMQSDMAKVLHKVLGRPMIRYVVETARRIAGNDVIVVVGHQAQEVMDAVSADAEVTFAYQDKQLGTGHAVLCALDYIPESVREIVILCGDVPMLSAGTVQRLLNDHKAAKRDLSLLAVTVGNPKGYGRVMIDENRRLIKIVEEADATPEQKKIRTVNAGIYCVAKKFLTDSLRQIKPNNVQGELYLTDIIEIGYRKKHVVGVLFGDDGDEVMGVNSYPDLLAAEKIMRLRVSKTT
- a CDS encoding cell division protein ZapA, whose amino-acid sequence is MEQFVTIQLFGRPYTFKAESEGAKAREVADYLVNEVAKVEGKHTNQTSDISKLAILISAALNITSEHVELKRNQSLLLRDISERSTNLIRLLDQTVP
- the atpA gene encoding F0F1 ATP synthase subunit alpha — encoded protein: MELRAEEISQIIREQITDYDKKVELSETGVVLSVGDGIARVYGLEKVMAMELVEFPGNILGLVLNLEEDNVGVAIMGEDIHIKEGDMVKRTGRIAQVPVGEAVLGRVVSAVGEPIDGKGPIDAKEFRRVEMVAPGVIARKSVHEPMYTGLKAIDAMTPVGRGQRELIIGDRQIGKTAVAIDAILSQKGRGVYCIYVACGQKKSTVAQVVAVLEKHRAMEYTTVVAACASDPATLQYVAPYAGCAMGEYFRDKKQHALIIYDDLSKQAVAYRQVSLLLRRPPGREAFPGDIFYNHSRLLERAAKLNDELGAGSLTALPIIETQAGDVSAYIPTNVISITDGQIYLEPSLFFAGIRPAINVGLSVSRVGGSAQVKAMKQVAGTLRLDLAQYRELEAFAAFGSDLDASTQRQLTRGARLVEILKQPQYQPLSLEKQVCILYAGTKGFLDKYALDVLAKYEAGLYPFIEERYPQIFTEIAEKEAISEDLNKVMTEALKAYDEEFKDTIK
- a CDS encoding polymer-forming cytoskeletal protein, with translation MKKDKQKDMISTFLGPEVSVEGNIEFRGTIRVDGNVKGTIHSDEGTLIVGEHAVIHADIIVDAAIITGAVNGNIEARDKLEIFPPACVMGGIKAPTISIESGVVFNGNCEMTGRTILLPAKKDSAAKTVA
- the atpG gene encoding ATP synthase F1 subunit gamma — translated: MTTLKDVQTKISAVKKTKQITRAMNMVAASRLRGAQQDMEGFRPYAQKFTEVLGSLADKSGEEASPLLVPREEVKSVHMILCTSDRGLCGGFNTNLVSMAETFLKEKSGQNVKISFTNFGKKGRNWCRKKKSAIVDAHLGVVGGKIGFNVAATSGRKMVDEYLKKTYDEVFIIYSEFVSVARQQPTLKQLLPIPPIAPAVVEAAADDKPYMPEHICEPSPEELLGDLLPRNIYVQLYRALLETSTSEHAARMTAMDNATKACNDMIEDLTLAYNKARQAAITAELMDIVGGAEALKG